A genomic region of Ictidomys tridecemlineatus isolate mIctTri1 chromosome 10, mIctTri1.hap1, whole genome shotgun sequence contains the following coding sequences:
- the Tmem9 gene encoding proton-transporting V-type ATPase complex assembly regulator TMEM9: MKLLSLVVLVGGLLVPPAQANKSSEDIRCKCICPPYRNISGHIYNQNVSQKDCNCLHVVEPMPVPGHDVEAYCLLCECKYEERSTTTIKVIIVIYLSVVGALLLYMAFLMLVDPLIRKPDAYTEQLHNEEENEDARSLAAAAASLSGPRANTVLERVEGAQQRWKLQVQEQRKTVFDRHKMLS; encoded by the exons ATGAAGCTTCTGTCTTTGGTGGTCTTGGTCGGGGGTTTGCTGGTGCCCCCAGCTCAAGCCAACAAG AGTTCTGAAGATATCCGGTGCAAATGCATCTGTCCACCTTATAGAAACATCAGTGGGCACATTTACAACCAGAATGTGTCTCAGAAGGACTG CAACTGCCTGCACGTGGTGGAGCCCATGCCGGTGCCCGGCCACGACGTGGAGGCCTACTGCCTGCTGTGTGAGTGCAAGTACGAGGAGCGCAGCACCACCACCATCAAG GTCATCATTGTCATCTACCTGTCTGTGGTGGGGGCCCTTTTGCTGTACATGGCCTTCCTGATGCTGGTGGACCCTCTGATTCGAAAACCAGATGCTTACACAGAACAACTGCACAATGAAGAGGAGAATGAG GATGCTCGGTCCCTGGCAGCGGCTGCTGCATCCCTCAGTGGCCCCCGAGCAAACACCGTTCTGGAGCGTGTGGAGGGTGCTCAGCAGCGGTGGAAGCTGCAGGTGCAGGAGCAGCGGAAGACAGTTTTTGATCGGCACAAGATGCTCAGCTAG